In the genome of Anaerolineae bacterium, the window TCCTGGCACGCGGCAACGACCAGGCCTTCCTAGGGCTGCTTATGTCTACAATGAGCCTCACTGCCCTATCCTTCGGCCTGCCAATGGGTATCCTGGTGGACCGACTGGGCAGAAAGCAGGCAATGGTTCTGGGAGCTATTCTCTCTATCCCCGGAACCCTGCTCCTGGTTCTCTCGCCAAAAGATTGGCCTCTAATGCTCGCAGCGGCCTTGTACGGCGCAGGTAATGCCCTTTACATGGCAGCCGGGCCAGCCTTCATGGCCGAAAACGCCTCTGAAGATGAACGCCCAACTCTCTTCAGCTTGCACTCCGGCCTATCGTTGCTGATGGGCTTCCTGGGCAGCGCCCTCGGCGGCTCCCTACCCACCCTGTTCAGCTACCTGTTACGGGTCCACCCCGAAAGCGTGACAGCATACCGCGCTACCCTCCTGAGCGCTGAAGGGATAATGGTTTTCGCCCTGATCCCCCTACTGATGATCCAGGAAAGACCCGCAGCCAGAACAGACCAGTCCGTTAAAACTTTCTCCCTGCAAGATTTACCTTTCCGGCGGGACGTGATGGCTCTCTTGATCCCAGAACTGATCATCGCTCTGGGAGCAGGGCTGCTTATCCCCTACCTCAACATCTTTTTCAAGCAGCGATTCCGCATCTCCGATAGCTTTCTGGGACTGATTTTCGCCGTTGCCCAGTTACTAATGGGAGCGGCCACACTTCTGGCTCCAGTTCTGGCAGAACGATGGGGCAAAATCCGCACTGTAGTCTTCACCCAGCTCGCTTCTCTCCCTTTCCTACTAATGCTGGGATTCGTGCCCATACTCTCCGTGGCCATCGGAGCTTTCTGGCTGCGGGCAATACTGATGAACATGGCCGGCCCCCTTTACACTGCCTTTGCTATGGAGCGCGTACGGGATGAAGAGCGGGGAACCGTTGGGGCTATGATCGGAGTGGCTTATTCAATAGGTCAAAGCATTGGCCCCGGCATCAGCGGTTTCATCCAGCGTAGCTTCGGCTTCTCACCCCTCTTCCTGACCACAGGGGCCACCTATCTTTTCGCTGCGCTGCTGACCTTCGCTCTTTTCGGTCGGACGGAGCGCCTTTCACAGGAGCTAGGTTGAAGCTTCCCATCCCTTTGAGAGGGAAAATAAAAAGGGCCCCTGCTCCTATACGAGGGGCCCCGAAAAACTTCACTTTTCACCACAGCGTTCCAGGAGCTTCTCCCACTCCTGGTCTATCCTGGCCTGGATTTCATCAATGAGGTGGCGGAACTTGGGCTGAAAGAGATGACGGAACCGCCCCTGCAGTTTGAGCCACTCCTCTATAGGCTTCTTCTCCTTAGGCTTGTAATTGAGCTTCCATACCCCGTTCTCCACCTCAAATAGAGGCCAGTAACAGGTCTCTACCGCTAACCTGGAAATCTCAATAGCCGTGGCAGTATCATGACGCCAGCCGCGGTTGCAGTCGGCGAAGATGTTCAAGAAAGAAGGGCCATCGGCTGCTACGGCCTTGCGCACCTTTATCATCAGATCTCGCCAGTGGCTCGGAGAAGCTTGGGCTACATAGGGAATGTTGTGGGCAGCCATTATTTCCGTTATAGGCTTCCGCCACTGGATTTTGCCCGGAATAACCTCTCCCGCTGGAGAAGTCGTTGTGTGGGCCCCGGTAGGGGTAGCACTGGACCGTTGGATGCCCGTGTTCATGTAAGCCTCATTGTTCAAACAGATATACACGATACGGTGCCCGCGTTCAAAAGCTCCTGAAATCCACTGCAGACCAATATCGTAAGTAGCCCCATCTCCACCAAAGACCAGAAACTTGATATTGCGATCAGGCAGCTTCCCCTTACGGACCAGAGCCCTGTAGGCGGCCTCAGCCCCAGCGGCTGTGGTAGCAGCATTCTCAAAAGCGTTGTGGATCCACGGAACACGCCAGGCCGTGCTGGGATAGAGAGAAGTAGCAACCTCCAGACAACCGGTAGCGGTGGCAACTACCACTGGGTCGTCAATAGCGCTTAAAATCTGCCGCACAATTATCCCCTCGGCACAGCCAGAGCAAAGCCTGTGGCCGGGAGCAAATTTCTCAGGTTTACTCGCCAGTTCCTTCAGATTTATCCTCGTTTCCACTGCCATATTATCCCCTCCTTCGCTTATTCCCTTAGACCCACATAGCCTACCCTCTGAGGGACTTCCCCCGTTTCGGCAATGCGGAGCAACTCCCTGATTACACCTTCAATCTGATCCGGAAGGATGTCGCGGCCACCGAGCCCGAAGATGTAATCCACAATTTGTGGCCCTTTCCCGTTGCCGTAAGTGTAGAAAGAAGCACAAAGGTCCAGGAACAGGGGGCCGCATCCCTCAATAGAACCGAAAGCCACGGAGCGGTCCATGACTCCTATGACTTTTACATGCCGGAGGGCCTCCACCAGCTCTTTGCCTGGGAAAGGTCTGTAGAGCCTGGGCTTGAGAAGACCTACTTTCACCCCTTCCCGGCGGAGTTTCCGCACCACCGTTCGTGTTGTTCCCGCAGTGGAAGCCAGAACAACAATAGCTACCTCTGCATCGTCCAGCTCGTAAGCCGAGAAGAGGTCATAGTAGCGGCCAGATAGCTCCCCATACTCTCTGCCCACCTCTTTTACCACCTGAGGAACTTTCGACAAAGCCTCCGTTTGCTGGCGCTTGAACTCAAAATAGTAATCGTAGAAAGCCCAGGCTCCGAAAGTCTTGGGCTCATCAATATCTAAAAGGGAATAAAGAGGCTTATACTCTCCCACAAACTCCTTGACAGCCCTGTCTTCCAGCACCTCTACCCTTTCCAGCCCATGCCCAGTTATGAACCCATCCTGCATGGACATTACCGGAAGCAGGACATCGGGATGCTCGGCGATGCGGACGGCCTGAATGGTGTTATCGTAAGCTTCCTGGGGATTTTCGGAAAAGATGTGGATCCACCCGGAATCCCTTGCCCCCATGGAGTCGGAGTGATCGCAGTGGATGTTGAGGGGAGCCGAAAGAGCTCTGTTGACCACACTCATAACGATTGGCAGCCGCATTGAAGCAGCGATATAAAGGGTTTCCCACATCAGGGCAAGGCCATTAGCTGCTGTGGCCGTCATAACCCTGGCACCAGCGGCGGCAGCTCCGATGCAGGCGCTCATGGCAGCATGCTCCGATTCGGCAGGGATGAATTCGGTATTCACAAGGCCATCGGCTACAAACTGAGAAAAGGTCTGCACAATTTCCGTTTGAGGAGTTATGGGATAAGCAGCCACCACATCGGGTTCTATCTGGCGCATTGCTTCAGCCACCGCCTTGGCTCCATCGAGAGCCTTTAAAATCTGTTTGGCCGCCATCTCACACCTCCCCTACCATCTGAATAACCTTGCCCGGCTTTCCTGTTATGGCATGGGCTTCTACTTTGACCGGGCACTCGTGGGCGCAGATCCCGCATCCCTTGCAGTAATCGTAGTCAAAACCCTGCACTTTTCCATCCTTCACAATTACAGCTGAATCCGGGCAGTAAACCCAGCAGATCATACAATGGGTGCACTTCTCTTCATCCCGAACTGGACGCTGGCTGCGCCAGGTCCCGGTTTTGTTTTCGGCGCTGCTTCCTGGCTCTAATACAACTGCCCCTATGGGCAACTCTTTCCAGCCCTTGAGTTTAGCCATTTTAGCCCTCCCTCACGGATTCGTAAGCTTCTTTTATGGCCTGAATGTTAGCCTGGATTATTTCTTCCGTCACTTTTGTGCCTAATCTTTCCTCCGTAAGGCGGATTATGCTTTCCAGTGAAACAAGCCCTGTGGCTTTCACCAGTGCCCCCAACATCGGTGTGTTGGGGATATTGCGGCCAAAGTGCTTGATAGCAATCTGGGAAGCATCTACAGTAAAGATTTTAACAGGCTTGCCTTCGAGGCCTAACTTCTGTTTTACTTCCTGAGGGGAAAGACTTGTATTCAGGACAAGGGTCCCTCCATCCTTCAACCCCTCAGCCACGTTCACCACGCCAAGCAAAGTGGGGTCTATCACCACCACAATGTCAGGGGAAGTTATCTGAGAGTGAATTTCAATAGGGGAATCGCTTATGCGTGTGTAGGACTTTACAGGAGCTCCCATCCTTTCGGGGCCGTAATCAGGGAAGGCCTGGAAGTATTTTCCTTCCTCCATGGCCGCTTCGGCCAGGATTTCTCCAGCAGTGACCACTCCCTGACCTCCCCGCCCATGCCAGCGTATTTCCACCATCCCCTTCATCTTTCACCTCCAGGGCAAAAATAAAGGGGGGACCCCCCCTCCCCTTGGGCTATCATTCGTGCTAATTTTAGCAAAGTAAAAATTTTTTGTCAAAATAGCTCCCTTTCAATTTTCCTGCGTTTGAGAAGCCTTTCCACTTCTTCCTGACACCTGAGGCAGAGGGTGGCGTCGGGTCTGGCCTCAAGGCGCGCAGGATCTATCGGTACTCCACAGCGCTCACAGATCCCATAAGTTCCCCTCTCTATGGCCCTGAGAGCCCTTTCTATAGAGACAAGGCGAAATTCCAGACTTTCTATAAGCGCAATGGTTTTATCACGTTCGTAAAGGTCAGGAGAGAGGCCGTTTATATCAATCTCAATTTCGCTTCTCAGGCTCTCCTTCAGCTTCTCCAGTTCTCCCTCAATTTCCGCCTTTTCTTGAAGAAGGCGAGCTTTCTCCCTTTCCAGATTTACCGTTCCTGCCATTATCTCCTCCGTAGGATTTTTCGGCCCACAATGATACAACAAATCCCCCTCAGAGGTCAAGAGCACAGCACTCTGAGGTTCTTTCTATGGCAAGGCCGAGCTCCAGGGCCTTCTGCACGCCCTCGTAGGATGGATTGACAATGCGGTTAACCCCAGCCATGACCGCCAGAGGGTCAAGCTCCTTCCTGTAGCTCCCATGAGGACGCATGCAACCCAAAGCTAAGGGGGTCTCAGGAAAAAGAAGGCGCGCTTCAGCCAGAATGGAAGCCACCTCTTCGGGAGGTGGAGGAGACCTGAAAGCATAGGGAGTATTCGGTGTGGGTATAAAAACGATAAACACCAGACCCTCAACCCCTTCACCGGCTAAGAGCTTCAGAGCTTTACGCTCATGACCCGTTGCACCTCCGTCCAGCCCTATGGTTATGTGGGGAATCACCTTGAAATGTTTCCGGAGCATTCGGTATGTTTCCATATAATCCCGAACCGTTTTCTTCAAATGGTAAACCCGAGCAATGGTTTCATCATCCCCCACAAAGTCAAAGGAGACCACATTAACATATGGGGCAATAGCCAGAGCTTCCTCCTCGGTTATAAAGCCTACGTGCCAGTTCAGTCGGTGGCCGGGAGCAATAGCTTTTATCTCCTCCAGCTTCGCCAGAACGGGCACTTTGCCGGTGTGATCGCACCCCCCGGAGATGAGAAAGCTAGATGCAAAGCCAAGATAACGGTGGGCTTCTTCCACAGGCTTCATGGAAGCCAGGTAATAGCCCCCACAGTGATCACAATTGAGAGCGCAATATTTGCCTGTTACGCTTAAAGCTAAGGTTCGGGAGGGATAATCGAAGTAAATTTTCGGAGGGAAACAGGTCCTTCTTACCTCCCAGGCCCTCTGCAAGAGCCCTCTTAACAAATTTCATCCTCCACCGGTATCTCCAGATCCCCCACCTCTTTTGTGCTCACTTTAATGGTAATGGTGTGGCGGCCGGGCTCCAGTTTCACCCCTTTCACCGCCATCGTTATTTCCTGGTTAATTTGAAGGGGGAAGGGATTCTTAGCCCCTACCTCTGCTGCCAGCCTCTCCGCTGTGGGGGTTACAAGGTAAATGCTTTCCAGAGGACAGGGCTTACCATCCACATCTATGCCCTTGAAAGCGATAATAGTACCAGGGGCGAGGGTATTTTTGAGCTTGAAGGTAAAACCCTCTTCGGTGTTGCTGAGGCTTCCCTTGATGTATAAGCGTTTGAGCAAAGCAGGAGGTACGTAAGGCATTTCCCCTCCTATGTATATCTTTTGACCTCAAATCTGAACATCTGGACCGGCTCTTTTGGATCCGTGATCCCAGCTTTGTGCACCCGGGTCCAGTAAATTTGCTTCTCCACTGTGTCTATTCCGGGAAGATCGGGCAGGAGCAGTCCCCTTTTCCAGGGATGCTTGAGGGACTGAACTATAAGGCCATAACGTTTGGGATCTAGCTCTTCCGGGCTGGAAACGGGCTCAGGGGGTGAGAGAACATCTACTTTTATTTCCAGATCGGGCAACTCCTCAGGTCTCACTGGAGGGAAACGAGGGTCTCTGGTGGCGGCGCTTATGGCGTTCTGGATTATCTCCATAGCTACATTAGGCTGGGTTGGTTCAATAGTTCCTATGCACCCACGCAGTTCCCCGTGTTTGTGGATGGAGACGAAAACTCCTGCCTTTTCCCTCATCTCCGGAGTCAATTCCTTCGGAGGCTCTATAATTTTCCCCTCCTTTATATACGCCTCAATAGTCCTGCGGGCAAGCTCCACCAGCGGGTGAGCCATCCTCACTTCTCCTTAAAATACTCAATAAGCCTATCGTAAGTCTGATCCAGAAGTTCTGGAATGACCTTTGTTTCAGCTATGACTGCCATGAAATTGGTATCTCCTTCCCAGCGGGGGACAATGTGGATGTGGACATGGTCCACAATCCCTGCCCCGGCTGCTTTCCCGATATTTACCCCAATGTTGAAGCCTTCTGGCTTAAAGGCCCCCTGGAGGGCCTCTATCCCCTTCACAGTGAGGTTCATGAGGTCCAGAAGTTCCTCCTGGCTCAGTTGCTCAAGGCTGGGCACATGCTTAAGAGGGACCACCATAAGGTGGCCGCTGTTGTAAGGGTAAAGGTTGAGCATTATGCATCCTCTTGAACTCCGGTAGAGAATGTAGTTTTCCCGGTCGCGATGGTCGCTCATCTTTTCGCACAGAACGCAATTCTTGGGTTTGGGCGAGAGAATGTACTTTATCCTCCACGGGCTCCACAGCCTTTTCATGGGCCTTTTCTCCTACTTGTGGATGGAAAGGTAATAGGCCGACCAGGCTTCATCGATGAGTTCTTTGGTAAGGCGAACTGGCCTGTTAGTGTAACGGGCTATGGACATAAGCTGCTCCAGAAGGTCCCTCGGATGACAGGCTCTCAGAGGCACCTTTTGCTTTATATAGTGTTCCTTCAAGAGGTAAACCAGGGCACTATCATCGTAAGGGATGCCTTTCAACTCGCACTCTCTCCGGAAAATCTGGCGATATTCATCAAAGGTTGGGTTTCTGAGCTCCACTTTATACCTTATCCTCCTTAAAAAAGCTTCGTCCACAAGCTGAGAAGGGGGGAGGTTGGTGGAGAAAACCACAAAGACTTCAAAGGGTATTTCAATTTTAAGGCCTGTGTGAAGGCTGAGGTAATCAACCCTCCTTTCCAGAGGGACAATCCAGCGGTTGAGGATATCCTGAGGCCGGGCCTGTTGCCGGCCAAAGTCATCTATGAGGAGCATTCCACCGTTGGCTTTCATCTGAAGGGGTGCCTCATAGTATTTGGTTATTTCATTGTAAACAAGGTCAAGGTTTTCCAGGGTCAACTCTCCACCCACGGTTATAAAGGGCCGATGAATGAGGAGCCAGCGCCGATCATATTGAATCAATTCCTCAGCACCCTGGACCACAAGCTTGTGGTTGAGGTTATCAAAGACTTTTATAATGTGACCATTCACTTCTACCGCGTAAGGGATGAACAGGGAAGCCTCCGAGATCAGTTTGCCAATAGATTCGGATATGGCTGTCTTGCCATTACCAGGGGGGCCGTAGAGGAAGAGGGAATGGCCCATGGTTACAGCTGGGCCGAGTTGACGCAGGATATCTTCCCCCAGCACCAAGTGGGATAGGGCTTGCCGGAGCTTTTCAGGCGTTATTGGGTGAGCAGAAAGGGGCTGTGCTTTTATCGCCTTCCTGTATTCTTCCAGAGGCACCGGAGCCGGTCCCACATATTGGGAACGTTCCATGGCCTCTTTAGCCTTGTCGCTCCCCTTTTCGGTGATCACGTATTCAAAAGCCCGCTCGCTTACCGATTTGCTCCCTCTTACCTCGCACAAATGCTCTCGTCTGATAAATTCCAGCACCTTATCTACCACTCCGGTAAAAGGAAGGGCAAGGGCATCAGCTATCTGGGCACCCGTCATAAAGCCTTCCAGGTATAGAAATTTAAGGGTTAAATCCACAAGAAGCCCCAGATTAAGCCCGGTATCCCTTATTGAACGCGGAGGCGATGGGAAAAAGGAAAAGCTTCCACTTTCCTCCATAATCCTCCTTAAAAGGGCAAACTTGCATGGAAAGTATACCATACGGGGTTTTAAATGGCAAACAGTGGGCAAAAATCGTGAGGGTAATGATTTCAGGGATGAGCGATCAGCTGGTTCCCTTGCTTTTCAGATAGAACCTCGGATTTCCCGCTACCTAGGAGGTCAGGCTATAATTCACAAGGCTTAAAAACGCCCGGAGCCCGGGCAATTCAGGAGGCGAGCTATGGAAAAAAGTTACCGTAAAGCGTTTGTTTTCGTATTGCTCACCATCTCCATCAGCTGGGCGATAATTGAGCTATATTTCGCCCTCGGGGGGAAATGGATAGGTGGGGGATTTAAGGCTTTTTTGATGGGTATCGTTTACATGTGGGTGCCGGCCACTGTTGCAATTGCGGTGCAGAAATGGATTTACCGGGAATCCTTGAAGAAACCTCTCGGCATTTCTTTCTCTCTAAACCAGTGGTTCCTGGTGGCGTGGTTCCTTCCACCTGTTCTGGCTCTGGCTTCGGCGGGGATAAGCCTGGCTTTCCCCGGAGTGAGTTTTTCCGCCGATATGAGCGGGCTCGTTGAGAGGATGATGGCTTACGCAAGGGACCTTCCGCCGGAGCAGTTGGAAGCCCTGAAAGCTCAGCTTGCCGCCACTCCCCTCTGGGTTGCAATTTTGAGTGGAATTATCCAGGGGCTTCTGGCGGGCGCCACGATAAACGCCCTGGCGGCCTTCGGTGAGGAGCTGGGGTGGAGGGGACTCCTCTTCGGAGAACTCTTGCCGCTGGGGTTCTGGAAATCCCAGGCTCTGATCGGCCTGATCTGGGGGCTATGGCATGCCCCTATTATACTCAGGGGACATAACTATCCCCAGCACCCGGTTCCGGGCGTTCTCATGATGTGCCTGTTCTGCCTCTTTCTTTCCCCTATAATCGGTTACATCAGGCTTAAATCCAAATCCGTCCTGGCAGCCACTTTGATGCACGGCTCCTTGAACGGCACTGCTGGTATTAGCCTGCTCTTCATCAGAGGCGGAAACGACCTAACAGTGGGGATAACGGGTGCTGCAGGGCTAATTGCCATGGCCCTGGCGAATTTAGCCATTTACTTGTGGGGCAAGCCGGAACGGTCTCAGTAGCCTAAGGTCTTATCTACTACATTGAGGAGTTCCTTTCCTTCCAGGTAACGGCGGAGGTTTTCGGCGAAGAGGGCGGTAGCTCTATCGTTGTATCTGGGAGTTACCGCCGAAACGTGGGGGGTCAGGATGACGTTGGGAAGATCCCAGAGGGGGCTTTCGGGGGGTAATGGTTCCTTTTCGAAAACGTCCAGAGCAGCACCAGCTATTTTTCCCGTTCGCAGTGCCTCCACCAGAGCAGTCTCATCCACAATTGCCCCTCTGGCTATGTTGATTAAATAGGCGGAGGGCTTCATGGCCGCCAGTTCCTCGGGGCCGATCATGTGATATGTCTCTGGGGTAAGAGGGGCTGCTATTACTACAAAGTCGCAGAGGGAAATCATTTCCCGTAGACTGGAATTGGGATAGAGCCTGTCCACTAGGGTCCCTTCTGGATCTCCTACTCCGGGTAGCCTGTAGCCTTTATCGGTGTTAATTTCAACATGCCGCTTGGTGGCAAAGACTGTCATCCCGAAGGCCCTGGCAAGCCTTGCCACCTCTCTCCCTATGCTTCCGTAACCAACGATCCCGATGGTCTTATCCCGTAGTTCTTCGGAAATCAAGACCTGATTGGAATAAGAGGGCCATTCCCGACGCTTTTGGTATTCCAGAGCCAGTGGCAATCTCTTCACAAGAAAGAGCATTGTGGCAAAAACATATTCCGCAATGGGGACCGCATGGATCCCACTGGTGGTTGTTATGATGACCTGGCTTTTCATCACGGGTGAATCCAGAAGGTGGTCAACTCCAGCAGTGGATAACTGAATCCATTTGAGCCTTGGGGCTACTTCAGCGGGGTCAAAAGGGAACCAGATGGTGTAGAGGATTTCCACATCCTCTAAAAGGGGCTTCATTTCCGTGGGATTACGGCATGTAACCTGGTTTACCTCAAGGCGTGGAGAAACTTTGCGCAGAGTTTCCAGGTTTTCCTCGCTCAGATTCAAAACGCTCAAGACTTTTATTTGCTCCATGGATTGTCCTCGCTTGAAAGTTACCCTTCGGGGGAAAGGCCGGCCAGTTTTATGCCTTCCTCCAGGATTTCCCGCACTCTATCCCCATAGGTGGTTTCGCAGTAAAAGCGGATTACGGGTTCGGTCCCCGAGAAACGGATGAGGAGCCAGCCCCCGTCTTCCAGGTTGTATTTGTAACCATCAGTTGTGTCAATTCCCGTAACTTTAATGCCTGCAATGGCTGAAGGCCTGGCCGCTTCTATGCGGGCTTTGGTGGGTTCTCGCTTCTCCGGAGGGAAAGAGAGGTCAATGCGATCGTAATAGAACCTTGCACCTACCACTTCGTAGAGATGCTCCAGAAGCTGCGAAGGTTTTTTCCCGGTTCTGACCATGAAGTCCAGGAAGAAAAGGGGAGCAAGGATGCCATCTCTTTCCGGAACATTGCCTTTGAAGGCGTAACCACCACTTTCTTCTCCCCCTACCATGGCATCTAACTCCAGCATTTTGGGGGCCACGTATTTGAAGCCAACACCGGTGTGGTAGACGGGGACTCCATAAATCTTTCCCAGAAGGTCCAGCATGGAAGTGGTGGAAAGGGTCTTGATAATAGGCCCCCGCCATCCCCGCACTTCTAGAAGGTACAGAGCCAGAAGTCCGTAAACCTGGAGCTGGTTCAGGAAATTGCCGTTCTCATCCACGATGCCTATGCGGTCGGCATCGCCATCGTTTATGATGCCCGCATCGGCCTTTAATTCTCTGACTTTGTCTTGGCAGGCCTGTATATTGGGCGGGATTGGTTCAGGGCGCTTCATCCCAGGGAAAAGGGGGTTGCGTTCGGTTCTTATGCTGATGACCCTGGTGGTCCCTCCGGTGAGGATTCTCTCCAGCCATCCGGCCCCATTGCCATACATGGCGTCGTGCACCACAAGAAGGCCAGCGTTTTTTATTGGTTCAAAATCCACAAGCCTGCTTATGTGCTCAAGGTAAGCCTGGCTGGGGTCGAAAACCTCCACAAGTCCTTTGGCCAGAGCTTCTTCCAGCGGGATCCTTTTGACTTCAGAAACAGGGGGGATGCGAGCCTCAATCTCCCTGAGGCCCTCGGGGTCAACGGCTGCACCTCTATGGTCGCGCACTTTAAAACCATTATCCAGAGGGGGGTTATGGCTGGCGGTGATGTTTATCCCGCCCCCAGCACCAACGGCCACCACACTGAAGCTTATAACCGGGGTTGGGGTGGCTTCTCTGGTAAGATAGCTTTTAATTCCGTGGGCAGCCATAACTTCTGCGGCTGCCGAGGCAAAATGTTCAGAGGCAAAGCGCCTATCGTATCCTATAACTACCCCTTTTTCGGCCAGACCTTTATCCAGGAGGTAGCGGGCGAAACCCTGAGCGCACCGCCTCACATTGTCAAAGGTGAAATCCTCAGCAATAGTCCCTCGCCACCCATCGGTGCCGAAGCGTATCTCCATAGGTTGACCTCCTAAAAGACTTTGCCTTCGGCCATTTGTTTCTTGACCAGTTCCAGGTCTGCATCCACCATCATTTTGATGAGCTCTTCAAAGGTTACAGTGGGCTTCCATCCAAGCTTGGTCCGGGCCTTTGTGGCATCTGCTACCAGGAGGTCCACATCTGCCGGCCGGAAAAGGGCAGGGTCCTGAACCACATACTTTTTCCAATCGAGGCCGAGATACCCGAAGGCCAGTTCGCAAAGCTCCCTTACCGAGTGAGTTTCCCCTGTCCCCACCACGTAGTCGTCGGGCTCAGGCTGCTGGAGCATGAGCCACATCGCTTTGACATAATCTCCAGCAAAGCCCCAGTCCCTTCGGGCATCCAGGTTGCCAAGGCGCAGTTCTTCGGCCAGGCCAAGCTTTATCTTGGCTGCATTGTAGGTTACCTTGCGGGTGACAAACTCCAGGCCGCGGCGGGGGCTTTCGTGGTTGAAAAGAATGCCAGAGCAGGCGAAAATCCCGTAGCTTTCGCGGTAATTTACCGTAATCCAATGAGCATAGAGCTTGGCCACGCCGTAAGGACTGCGAGGGTAAAAAGGTGTGTTCTCGTTCTGAGGAACCTCGCGCGCTTTGCCGAACATTTCAGAGGAGCTGGCCTGATAAAATTTAATCTTGGGATTAACGATCCGTATCGCCTCCAGGAGGCGGGTAACCCCCAGGGCGGTGACCTCCCCGGTAAAAACAGGTTGCTCAAAGGAGGTGGGGACGAAAGATTGGGCTGCCAGGTTGTAAACCTCATCGGGCTGGTATTTCTCCAGGATATAAATGAGGGAACTCTGGT includes:
- a CDS encoding CPBP family intramembrane metalloprotease; protein product: MEKSYRKAFVFVLLTISISWAIIELYFALGGKWIGGGFKAFLMGIVYMWVPATVAIAVQKWIYRESLKKPLGISFSLNQWFLVAWFLPPVLALASAGISLAFPGVSFSADMSGLVERMMAYARDLPPEQLEALKAQLAATPLWVAILSGIIQGLLAGATINALAAFGEELGWRGLLFGELLPLGFWKSQALIGLIWGLWHAPIILRGHNYPQHPVPGVLMMCLFCLFLSPIIGYIRLKSKSVLAATLMHGSLNGTAGISLLFIRGGNDLTVGITGAAGLIAMALANLAIYLWGKPERSQ
- a CDS encoding D-2-hydroxyacid dehydrogenase: MEQIKVLSVLNLSEENLETLRKVSPRLEVNQVTCRNPTEMKPLLEDVEILYTIWFPFDPAEVAPRLKWIQLSTAGVDHLLDSPVMKSQVIITTTSGIHAVPIAEYVFATMLFLVKRLPLALEYQKRREWPSYSNQVLISEELRDKTIGIVGYGSIGREVARLARAFGMTVFATKRHVEINTDKGYRLPGVGDPEGTLVDRLYPNSSLREMISLCDFVVIAAPLTPETYHMIGPEELAAMKPSAYLINIARGAIVDETALVEALRTGKIAGAALDVFEKEPLPPESPLWDLPNVILTPHVSAVTPRYNDRATALFAENLRRYLEGKELLNVVDKTLGY
- a CDS encoding phosphoglucomutase/phosphomannomutase family protein → MEIRFGTDGWRGTIAEDFTFDNVRRCAQGFARYLLDKGLAEKGVVIGYDRRFASEHFASAAAEVMAAHGIKSYLTREATPTPVISFSVVAVGAGGGINITASHNPPLDNGFKVRDHRGAAVDPEGLREIEARIPPVSEVKRIPLEEALAKGLVEVFDPSQAYLEHISRLVDFEPIKNAGLLVVHDAMYGNGAGWLERILTGGTTRVISIRTERNPLFPGMKRPEPIPPNIQACQDKVRELKADAGIINDGDADRIGIVDENGNFLNQLQVYGLLALYLLEVRGWRGPIIKTLSTTSMLDLLGKIYGVPVYHTGVGFKYVAPKMLELDAMVGGEESGGYAFKGNVPERDGILAPLFFLDFMVRTGKKPSQLLEHLYEVVGARFYYDRIDLSFPPEKREPTKARIEAARPSAIAGIKVTGIDTTDGYKYNLEDGGWLLIRFSGTEPVIRFYCETTYGDRVREILEEGIKLAGLSPEG
- the gmd gene encoding GDP-mannose 4,6-dehydratase → MGKKKALITGITGQDGSYLAEFLLEKGYEVIGMVRRTSTVNFSRISHIQDQITLVSGDLLDQSSLIYILEKYQPDEVYNLAAQSFVPTSFEQPVFTGEVTALGVTRLLEAIRIVNPKIKFYQASSSEMFGKAREVPQNENTPFYPRSPYGVAKLYAHWITVNYRESYGIFACSGILFNHESPRRGLEFVTRKVTYNAAKIKLGLAEELRLGNLDARRDWGFAGDYVKAMWLMLQQPEPDDYVVGTGETHSVRELCELAFGYLGLDWKKYVVQDPALFRPADVDLLVADATKARTKLGWKPTVTFEELIKMMVDADLELVKKQMAEGKVF